The following proteins are co-located in the Hydrogenobacter hydrogenophilus genome:
- a CDS encoding GYD domain-containing protein — protein sequence MALFVMLTTLTDEGMKTLKHRPERIKEVDREVMERFGVKLIAQYAVMGPYDFVNILEAPDNDTIVKMAIELGSRGTIRTLTMPAIDVEQLIKDLQELNK from the coding sequence ATGGCACTTTTTGTGATGCTTACTACACTAACGGATGAAGGAATGAAAACACTCAAACACAGGCCGGAAAGGATAAAGGAAGTAGATAGAGAGGTGATGGAACGCTTTGGCGTAAAGCTAATAGCCCAGTATGCGGTTATGGGTCCTTACGATTTTGTAAACATCTTAGAGGCACCAGACAACGATACTATCGTCAAGATGGCTATTGAACTTGGCTCAAGGGGTACTATAAGGACCCTCACCATGCCTGCCATTGATGTGGAACAGCTCATAAAGGATCTGCAAGAGCTAAACAAGTGA
- the metF gene encoding methylenetetrahydrofolate reductase [NAD(P)H] has translation MKIGEILRSGTFSVSFEFFPPKTEEGERELFETIRNLEHISPTFVSVTYGAGGSTRDRTKRVVEKIHRETNLTVMAHLTCIAHSKQEILNILEEYRNIGIENILALRGDMPKNLEPPADACKYAYELVMLIRENFKEAFSIGVASYPEGHPESPNMEWEIRYFKKKVSAGADFSITQMFFVNEYYYRFVELCQKEGVYIPIIPGIMPITNFKQVSKFASMCGATIPDELIKKLEPYADNQEETTKIGVEFAIRQCEDLLENGVPGLHFYTLNKSKATIQIYEAIKDRIEALRKVEL, from the coding sequence TTGAAGATAGGAGAGATACTAAGGTCAGGGACTTTTAGTGTGTCCTTTGAGTTTTTTCCACCTAAGACAGAGGAGGGAGAAAGAGAGCTTTTTGAAACTATACGAAATCTTGAACATATATCACCCACCTTTGTTTCCGTCACTTACGGAGCTGGAGGAAGCACAAGGGACAGAACCAAAAGAGTAGTAGAAAAAATACACAGGGAGACAAATCTAACAGTCATGGCACACCTCACATGCATAGCCCACTCAAAGCAAGAGATTTTGAATATATTAGAGGAATACAGAAATATAGGTATAGAAAACATATTAGCTTTAAGGGGGGATATGCCTAAAAACCTTGAACCGCCTGCAGATGCGTGCAAGTATGCTTATGAGTTGGTGATGCTCATAAGAGAAAACTTCAAAGAAGCCTTTTCTATAGGTGTAGCCTCTTATCCTGAGGGGCACCCAGAATCTCCCAACATGGAGTGGGAGATAAGGTACTTTAAGAAAAAGGTGTCTGCGGGTGCTGACTTTTCCATAACTCAGATGTTCTTTGTGAACGAATACTATTACAGGTTTGTTGAGCTTTGTCAAAAAGAAGGTGTGTACATACCCATAATACCAGGCATCATGCCTATAACCAATTTTAAGCAGGTGAGCAAATTCGCTTCCATGTGCGGTGCTACCATACCTGATGAGCTAATCAAAAAGTTAGAGCCTTATGCGGATAACCAAGAAGAGACAACCAAGATAGGAGTGGAGTTTGCCATAAGGCAGTGCGAAGACCTTTTGGAAAACGGCGTGCCTGGGCTACACTTTTATACGCTCAATAAATCCAAAGCCACAATACAGATATACGAGGCAATAAAGGATCGCATAGAAGCCCTAAGAAAGGTGGAACTTTAG
- the dnaB gene encoding replicative DNA helicase, which translates to MTYLDIDPPHDELAERAILGAMILDPETIPQVLEYLREEDFYLENHRLLFSLLYKLWEDKGKDWDDIVLREYINRYGLSGRIDMSFVYALVDEAAKGALLEEAIKLVKEKSGLRSLMELSINTLKGIKEEPDFNRLIDFITHKVLEISEKQTITHYYHVKEVVSKVIDIIEKHRKEEKLITGRATGFLDLDVLTTGFHPSDLIIVAARPGMGKSSFMLSMAINMAMEEKVPVVIYSLEMSKEQLIMRALSMLSGVSLQNMRRGFIKEEERNKLIGAALELSRCEIYIDDTPTLSTTDLRIKTRKLKKEKGVEVAFIDYLQLLRPPVRKSSRQEEVAEISRNLKALAKELNVPVVALAQLSRQVEHRSDKRPQLADLRESGQIEQDADLIIFIHRPEYYKKSPPPEEQGIAEIIVAKQRQGPTGIVKVAFIKETASFRPLESASTQSVETYEPDLEELSEDDYDLDF; encoded by the coding sequence ATGACATATTTAGACATAGATCCCCCTCACGACGAGTTGGCAGAAAGAGCCATACTGGGAGCCATGATCCTTGATCCAGAAACTATACCTCAGGTACTTGAGTACCTCAGAGAGGAAGATTTTTACTTGGAAAATCATAGACTTCTTTTTTCTCTACTTTACAAGCTTTGGGAAGATAAAGGTAAAGACTGGGATGATATAGTTCTGCGAGAATACATAAACAGGTATGGGCTAAGCGGTAGGATAGACATGTCATTTGTTTATGCTCTTGTTGACGAGGCGGCAAAAGGTGCTCTGCTGGAAGAAGCCATAAAGCTCGTAAAAGAAAAGTCAGGACTTAGAAGTCTTATGGAGCTTTCTATAAACACTCTTAAAGGCATAAAGGAAGAGCCAGACTTTAACAGACTCATTGACTTCATAACCCACAAGGTTCTTGAGATATCCGAAAAGCAAACCATAACCCACTATTACCATGTAAAGGAAGTTGTAAGTAAAGTCATAGACATAATAGAGAAGCACAGAAAGGAAGAAAAGCTCATCACAGGTAGGGCAACAGGCTTTTTAGACCTTGATGTACTAACCACAGGCTTTCATCCCTCAGACCTTATTATAGTGGCTGCAAGACCAGGTATGGGTAAATCCAGTTTTATGCTTTCCATGGCTATAAACATGGCTATGGAAGAAAAAGTCCCTGTAGTCATATACTCCCTTGAGATGAGCAAGGAACAACTTATCATGAGAGCGCTTTCTATGCTTTCCGGAGTTTCTCTTCAGAACATGAGGAGAGGTTTTATAAAAGAGGAAGAGAGAAACAAGCTCATAGGAGCAGCTCTTGAACTTTCTCGCTGTGAAATATACATAGATGACACACCTACCCTTTCAACCACAGACCTAAGGATAAAGACAAGAAAGCTAAAGAAAGAAAAAGGTGTGGAGGTAGCTTTTATAGACTACCTTCAGCTCCTAAGACCCCCAGTACGAAAATCCTCAAGACAGGAAGAGGTGGCAGAGATCTCCAGAAACCTAAAAGCTTTGGCAAAGGAACTCAATGTGCCCGTAGTGGCCTTAGCACAGCTGTCCCGTCAGGTGGAACACAGAAGCGACAAAAGACCACAGCTTGCGGATCTGAGAGAGAGCGGACAGATAGAGCAGGATGCGGATCTTATCATCTTTATACACAGACCCGAATACTATAAGAAGTCCCCTCCACCCGAAGAGCAGGGAATAGCGGAGATCATAGTAGCAAAACAAAGGCAAGGTCCAACAGGCATAGTAAAGGTAGCCTTTATCAAAGAAACTGCAAGCTTTAGACCTCTAGAGTCCGCAAGCACACAAAGTGTGGAGACTTACGAACCTGATTTGGAAGAACTTTCTGAAGATGACTACGACCTTGATTTTTAA